The genomic window TTGGTTACTGGGATTTTAAGCGGCCTGGTTGCCGGGATTAGCGGTTACTGCGGCTATCAGTTCCGCATGGCGATGCTGGCGAAAAAAACTGACGAGAAAATAGCATAATGCTTCGTACTTTTGCCCTGTGAATTTAACAGCTAACGATATATTTTCTGTAAAGAGTACCGATGCGTTTAACGCCCTTGCCTTAAACATTTTTAAGTTACAGGCTCAAAACTGCAATGTTTACCGCGAATATATCTTTCACTTAGGTATTGATGCTGATGAGGTAAGCGAAATTGCACAGATACCTTTTTTGCCCATCAGTTTTTTTAAAAGCCATTCCATTCTAAGCAGTACCGATCCTGTCGAAATTACTTTCAGCAGCTCTGGTACTACAGGCATGGTACAGAGCAGCCATCGTGTAACTGACGTGAAATTATATGAACAAAGCTATTTGCAGGCTTTTGCGCAATTTTACGGAGACATCACCGAATATTGCTTTTTGGCCCTACTCCCATCCTATCAACAGCGAGCTGGTTCATCGCTGATTTATATGGTGAACGATCTGATTGAAAAGAGCAGGCATCCAAAAAGTGGTTACTTTTTATACAACCATGATGAATTACTGAAAACCCTTCTGGATCTTAAATCAAAAAAACAGAAAACCGTTTTAATCGGTGTTACTTATGCCCTGCTCGATTTTATAGAACAGTCTGAAATCGATTTCCCCGAGCTGATTGTAATGGAAACGGGAGGGATGAAAGGGAAACGTAAAGAAATGGTAAGGGAAGAACTTCACGAACAATTGACCAAAGGATTCGGCGTAAGTGCGATCCATAGCGAATATGGAATGACCGAACTACTTTCTCAGGCTTATTCTTTGGGTGAAGGTATCTTTAACTGTCCCAGCTGGATGCAGGTTTTGATCCGCGACACCAACGATCCTTTAAGTTTGATAGCTAATGGCAGGACTGGG from Flavobacterium sp. W4I14 includes these protein-coding regions:
- a CDS encoding phenylacetate-coenzyme A ligase PaaK-like adenylate-forming protein (product_source=COG1541; cath_funfam=3.40.50.980; cog=COG1541; pfam=PF04443; superfamily=56801), which gives rise to MNLTANDIFSVKSTDAFNALALNIFKLQAQNCNVYREYIFHLGIDADEVSEIAQIPFLPISFFKSHSILSSTDPVEITFSSSGTTGMVQSSHRVTDVKLYEQSYLQAFAQFYGDITEYCFLALLPSYQQRAGSSLIYMVNDLIEKSRHPKSGYFLYNHDELLKTLLDLKSKKQKTVLIGVTYALLDFIEQSEIDFPELIVMETGGMKGKRKEMVREELHEQLTKGFGVSAIHSEYGMTELLSQAYSLGEGIFNCPSWMQVLIRDTNDPLSLIANGRTGGINVIDLANLNSCSFIATQDLGRINPDQSFEVLGRFDDADIRGCNLLVQ